Proteins from one Mycobacterium sp. EPa45 genomic window:
- a CDS encoding serine/threonine-protein kinase, giving the protein MVSLGAGRHPRTRFGPYELQELIGLGGMGEVYRAYDTVRERTVALKLLRADVAADPSYRDRFRRESRIAARLQEPHVIPVHDFGEIDGVLYIDMRLVEGGSVRDELRVKGVLTPARAVSIVGQVAAALDAAHANGLVHRDVKPENVLLTADDFAYLVDFGIAYGGGEASVTKTGLIIGSCAYMASERLSGEPGGPPSDVYSLTCLLFESLTGRAPFEAADIRQLMSAHMFAPPPRPSEARPGLSPAFDAVVARGVAKNPAERFSSAGELARAASAALHTAPGVSTPPHTRQFPAERPHRLQPAPAPVVSSRFSRTQKALLAGTVAMFAMAAGLAAAIVFTGGGTASQPQSPLAAPPASTAKSITGPPSSVARVAGVSNTDALGFVDHAARCDAGSSLVSAIRTSLSLAVICRDAPGSYYYHGERLRDGANVRLSNAVPADGGYDAVNPADGARYLLRPDELTIVSNGHVDSAEPALEYGSAD; this is encoded by the coding sequence ATGGTGTCCCTGGGTGCTGGGCGGCATCCACGCACGCGATTCGGGCCCTACGAGCTGCAGGAACTGATCGGTCTCGGCGGTATGGGCGAGGTCTACCGGGCCTACGACACCGTGCGGGAGCGGACGGTGGCGCTCAAGCTGCTTCGCGCCGACGTGGCGGCCGACCCGAGCTATCGGGACCGGTTCCGCCGCGAGTCCCGCATCGCCGCACGCCTCCAGGAGCCGCATGTCATCCCGGTGCACGACTTCGGCGAGATCGACGGTGTGCTGTACATCGACATGCGGTTGGTCGAGGGCGGCAGCGTCAGGGACGAGTTGCGGGTCAAGGGTGTGCTAACCCCAGCGCGGGCGGTGTCGATCGTCGGGCAGGTCGCCGCCGCGCTGGACGCGGCCCATGCCAACGGGCTGGTCCACCGGGACGTCAAGCCGGAAAACGTGCTGCTCACCGCTGACGACTTCGCCTACCTGGTCGACTTCGGCATCGCCTATGGCGGCGGCGAGGCGAGCGTCACCAAGACCGGCTTGATCATCGGGTCGTGTGCGTACATGGCCAGCGAGCGGCTGAGCGGCGAGCCGGGCGGTCCGCCGTCGGACGTCTACTCGCTGACGTGTCTGCTGTTCGAGTCCCTGACCGGCCGGGCCCCGTTCGAGGCGGCCGACATCCGGCAGCTGATGAGCGCGCACATGTTCGCGCCACCGCCACGTCCCAGCGAGGCGCGGCCCGGCCTGAGCCCCGCCTTCGACGCCGTCGTCGCCAGGGGCGTGGCGAAGAACCCGGCCGAGCGGTTCTCGTCGGCGGGCGAGTTGGCCAGGGCGGCGTCGGCTGCTCTGCACACGGCGCCGGGGGTGTCGACCCCGCCGCACACCCGGCAGTTCCCGGCCGAACGGCCCCACCGCCTGCAGCCGGCCCCGGCGCCGGTCGTGAGCTCACGGTTCAGCAGGACCCAAAAGGCTCTGCTCGCCGGGACGGTCGCGATGTTCGCCATGGCGGCGGGCTTGGCGGCGGCGATCGTGTTCACTGGCGGCGGGACGGCGTCGCAGCCGCAGAGTCCGCTGGCCGCACCCCCGGCGTCGACCGCCAAGTCGATTACCGGCCCGCCGAGCAGCGTCGCGCGCGTCGCCGGCGTGTCCAACACCGATGCGCTGGGCTTCGTCGATCATGCTGCCCGGTGCGACGCGGGCAGCTCGCTGGTGTCCGCGATCCGGACCTCGTTGTCGCTGGCGGTGATCTGCCGCGATGCGCCCGGCAGCTACTACTACCACGGCGAACGCCTGCGCGACGGCGCCAACGTGCGCCTGTCCAACGCGGTGCCGGCCGACGGCGGCTATGACGCCGTAAACCCGGCCGATGGCGCCCGCTATCTGTTGCGGCCCGACGAGCTGACGATCGTCAGCAACGGGCACGTCGACTCGGCGGAGCCGGCGCTGGAGTACGGGTCGGCCGACTAA
- a CDS encoding cutinase family protein — protein MTLRHLPRLLGAATVSASAILCGTVVPAASAAPCSDVEVVFARGTGEQPGVGGVGQSFVDALRAQLGPRSLNVYAVNYAASNDFNDREGLARTVIDGVRDADNHIEATAANCPNTRIVLGGYSQGAALAAYVTADRAPAGVPASAVPAAVPASAANHVASVALFGTPSPEFLAQYDAPQLTIGSNFATKTLQLCAQGDTICDGTPSGGPTVAHASYGFNGMTAQAASYAVDRIAPVPVAAASGPPNG, from the coding sequence ATGACACTTCGACACCTGCCTCGGCTCCTCGGCGCCGCCACCGTCTCTGCGAGCGCAATCCTCTGCGGGACTGTCGTCCCGGCCGCGTCGGCCGCGCCCTGCTCCGACGTGGAGGTCGTCTTTGCGCGCGGCACCGGAGAGCAGCCCGGCGTCGGCGGTGTCGGCCAGTCGTTTGTGGACGCGTTGCGCGCGCAGCTCGGCCCGCGATCGCTGAACGTCTACGCGGTCAACTACGCCGCCAGTAACGACTTCAACGATCGAGAGGGGCTGGCCCGCACCGTGATCGACGGCGTCCGCGACGCGGACAACCACATCGAGGCCACGGCGGCGAATTGCCCCAACACCAGGATCGTGCTCGGCGGGTACTCCCAGGGCGCAGCGCTCGCCGCGTACGTCACCGCCGACCGCGCGCCTGCCGGTGTGCCCGCCTCTGCGGTGCCCGCGGCGGTGCCCGCCAGCGCAGCGAACCACGTTGCGTCGGTGGCACTGTTCGGCACGCCGTCGCCGGAGTTCCTCGCCCAGTACGACGCACCGCAGTTGACCATCGGATCGAACTTCGCCACCAAGACACTGCAGCTGTGCGCGCAGGGCGACACCATCTGCGACGGCACACCCAGCGGCGGACCGACCGTGGCGCACGCGTCCTACGGGTTCAACGGGATGACCGCTCAGGCCGCGAGCTACGCCGTCGACCGCATCGCCCCGGTTCCGGTGGCCGCCGCCTCGGGCCCGCCCAACGGCTAG
- a CDS encoding GNAT family N-acetyltransferase, with amino-acid sequence MPIEVRPTRRADIPALARVLARAFHDDPVMAWVQPDAARRKAALPGLFSALTRHHFLAGRGTEVAVSEGGITAAALWDPPGGWQQSPREQLAMLPGVIRAFRGRLAAGRMVTDLMKEHHPEEPHWYLGIIGSDPAVRGSGFGHALMSSRLDRCDAEYAPAYLESSNPDNIPYYQRFGFEVTGELALPEGGPSLWPMWRAPR; translated from the coding sequence GTGCCCATCGAAGTCCGTCCCACCCGCAGGGCCGATATTCCGGCATTGGCGCGGGTGTTGGCGAGGGCCTTCCACGACGATCCGGTGATGGCGTGGGTGCAACCCGACGCCGCGCGCCGCAAGGCCGCACTGCCGGGGTTGTTCAGCGCCCTGACTCGCCACCACTTTCTGGCCGGGCGTGGCACGGAGGTGGCGGTGTCCGAGGGCGGCATCACGGCGGCCGCGCTGTGGGACCCACCCGGCGGCTGGCAGCAGTCACCGCGCGAGCAGCTGGCGATGCTGCCCGGCGTGATCCGGGCATTCCGGGGCCGGCTCGCTGCCGGCCGGATGGTCACCGACCTGATGAAGGAGCATCATCCGGAGGAGCCGCACTGGTATTTGGGCATCATCGGCAGCGACCCCGCAGTGCGCGGCAGCGGCTTTGGCCATGCGTTGATGAGCTCGCGGCTGGATCGGTGCGACGCCGAATACGCCCCGGCCTACCTGGAGTCCAGCAACCCCGACAATATCCCCTACTACCAACGGTTCGGCTTCGAGGTGACCGGGGAACTCGCCCTGCCCGAGGGTGGCCCATCACTGTGGCCGATGTGGCGGGCGCCTCGATGA
- the glgX gene encoding glycogen debranching protein GlgX encodes MTNAATSEVWPGKAYPLGASYDGYGTNFALFSEVAERVELCLFAEDGTETCIRLPEVDGFVWHGYLPGIEPGQRYGYRVHGPHDPAEGHRCNPNKLLLDPYAKAIDGHFNWNQSLFGYNFGDPDSRNDDDSAASMPKSVVINPYFDWGVDRPPQREYADTVIYEAHVKGLTQTHPDIPDAIRGTYSAISHPAIIDHLKAIGATAIELMPVHHFANDSTLIDKGLSNYWGYNTIGFFAPDSKYSASATPGGQVQEFKAMVRALHEAGIEVILDVVYNHTAEGNHMGPTLSFRGIDNAAYYRLVDDDKRYYMDYTGTGNSLNVGHPHSLQLIMDSLRYWVTEMHVDGFRFDLASTLAREFYDVDRLSAFFELVQQDPTVSQVKLIAEPWDVGPGGYQVGNFPPQWTEWNGKFRDTVRDFWRGEDASLGEFASRLTGSADLYEHTARRPVASINFVTAHDGFTLRDLVSYNEKHNEANGEDNNDGESNNSSWNCGVEGPTDDPEINALRDRQQRNLIATTILSQGVPMICHGDELGRTQGGNNNGYCQDNEITWIDWDSANDELLGFVASVSALRAAHPVFRRRRFFNGRPVRRRGSEGLPDISWFRPDGSEMSDDDWDSGFGKSVAVYLNGHGIPDLDARGQRVTDDSFVLCFNAHHEPIEFVLPPAEFGKAWQPVVDTSAAAGEIDDAAVVKASTPMPVEARSMVVLRASE; translated from the coding sequence ATGACCAACGCTGCCACTTCCGAGGTGTGGCCCGGTAAGGCCTATCCCCTGGGCGCCTCCTACGACGGCTACGGCACCAACTTCGCGCTGTTCTCCGAAGTGGCCGAGCGGGTGGAGCTGTGCCTGTTTGCCGAGGACGGCACCGAGACGTGTATCCGCCTGCCCGAGGTGGACGGTTTCGTCTGGCACGGGTACCTGCCGGGCATCGAACCCGGCCAGCGTTACGGGTACCGGGTGCACGGCCCGCATGATCCCGCGGAAGGGCACCGCTGCAATCCGAACAAGCTGCTGCTCGATCCGTACGCCAAGGCCATCGACGGCCATTTCAACTGGAACCAGTCGCTGTTCGGCTACAACTTCGGCGACCCGGACAGCCGCAACGACGATGACTCGGCGGCGAGCATGCCGAAGTCCGTCGTCATCAACCCGTACTTCGACTGGGGAGTCGACCGCCCGCCGCAACGCGAATACGCCGACACTGTCATCTACGAGGCACACGTCAAAGGCCTGACCCAAACGCATCCCGACATTCCGGACGCGATCCGCGGGACGTACTCGGCCATCTCGCACCCGGCGATCATCGACCACCTGAAGGCGATCGGGGCCACGGCGATCGAGTTGATGCCCGTGCACCACTTCGCCAACGACTCCACCCTGATCGACAAGGGTCTGTCGAACTACTGGGGCTACAACACAATTGGGTTCTTCGCCCCCGACAGCAAGTATTCGGCCAGCGCGACTCCGGGTGGTCAGGTGCAGGAGTTCAAGGCGATGGTGCGGGCCCTGCACGAAGCCGGCATCGAGGTGATCCTCGACGTGGTCTACAACCACACCGCCGAGGGCAACCACATGGGGCCGACGCTGTCCTTCCGCGGGATCGACAACGCGGCCTACTACCGGCTCGTCGACGACGACAAGCGGTACTACATGGACTACACCGGCACCGGCAACAGTCTCAACGTCGGGCACCCGCATTCGCTGCAGCTGATCATGGACTCGCTGCGCTACTGGGTGACCGAGATGCACGTGGACGGCTTCCGTTTCGACCTTGCCTCAACCCTGGCCCGGGAGTTCTACGACGTCGACCGCCTGAGTGCGTTCTTCGAACTCGTGCAACAGGATCCGACCGTCAGCCAGGTGAAGCTGATAGCCGAGCCCTGGGACGTCGGCCCCGGCGGTTATCAGGTTGGCAACTTCCCGCCACAGTGGACGGAGTGGAACGGCAAGTTCCGCGACACAGTCCGCGACTTCTGGCGCGGCGAGGACGCCAGCCTGGGCGAGTTCGCCTCCCGGTTGACCGGCTCGGCCGACCTCTACGAGCACACCGCACGCCGCCCCGTCGCGTCGATCAACTTCGTCACCGCCCACGACGGCTTCACGTTGCGAGATCTGGTGTCCTACAACGAGAAACACAACGAGGCCAACGGCGAGGACAACAACGACGGCGAGAGCAACAACAGCTCGTGGAACTGCGGCGTCGAGGGTCCGACCGATGACCCGGAGATCAATGCCCTGCGAGATCGCCAGCAGCGCAACCTGATTGCTACCACGATCCTGTCCCAAGGCGTTCCGATGATCTGCCACGGTGACGAGCTGGGCCGCACCCAGGGCGGCAACAACAACGGTTACTGCCAGGACAACGAAATCACCTGGATCGACTGGGATTCGGCCAACGACGAGCTGCTGGGGTTCGTGGCGTCGGTCTCAGCGCTGCGCGCGGCCCATCCGGTGTTCCGTCGGCGGCGCTTCTTCAACGGGCGCCCGGTGCGGCGCCGGGGCAGTGAAGGCCTGCCGGACATCTCCTGGTTCCGTCCGGACGGCTCGGAGATGAGCGACGACGATTGGGACTCCGGCTTCGGCAAGTCGGTGGCGGTGTACCTCAACGGCCACGGCATACCTGATCTGGATGCCCGCGGGCAGCGCGTCACCGACGATTCGTTCGTGCTGTGCTTCAACGCCCACCACGAACCCATCGAATTCGTGCTGCCGCCGGCCGAGTTTGGTAAGGCTTGGCAACCTGTTGTCGATACGTCGGCGGCCGCGGGAGAGATCGACGATGCCGCCGTCGTGAAGGCGTCGACACCGATGCCGGTCGAGGCCCGATCGATGGTGGTGCTGCGGGCGTCGGAGTAG
- a CDS encoding pyrimidine reductase family protein, with amino-acid sequence MTQAVQEPKRATAPEELIALYRDQPDGVRANMILSLDGSAAFDGVAGPLSDANDQSLLLALRSYADVVLVGAGTVRAEGYGPVRLTAAQVAERRERWGTDAIPPIAVVTHTGRVPASLFAEPAQRPILITTAVVARERPQLADHADLLIAGDSAVNLESALRTLQAKGMRRILCEGGPTLLDELVAGDLVDEMCLTISPTLAATATTARPGAPALSVPTRLTLGHSVILEDYVYLRYVRNNERRAGT; translated from the coding sequence ATGACGCAGGCGGTGCAAGAGCCGAAACGGGCTACGGCACCGGAGGAGCTGATCGCGCTCTATCGTGACCAGCCCGACGGGGTGCGCGCCAACATGATCCTGTCGCTCGACGGATCCGCCGCTTTCGACGGCGTGGCCGGCCCGCTCTCGGACGCGAACGACCAAAGCCTGCTGCTGGCGTTGCGCTCCTACGCCGACGTCGTGCTGGTCGGTGCGGGCACAGTGCGCGCCGAGGGCTACGGCCCGGTGCGCTTGACCGCCGCGCAAGTGGCCGAACGACGGGAGCGCTGGGGAACCGACGCCATCCCGCCGATCGCGGTGGTCACCCACACCGGCCGTGTCCCCGCATCGTTGTTCGCCGAACCAGCGCAGCGGCCCATCCTGATCACCACCGCCGTCGTCGCGCGCGAGCGCCCCCAGCTCGCCGACCACGCCGACCTGCTGATCGCCGGGGACAGCGCGGTCAACCTGGAATCGGCCCTTCGCACGCTCCAGGCCAAAGGCATGCGCCGGATCCTCTGCGAGGGCGGCCCCACGTTGCTCGACGAGCTGGTCGCGGGCGACCTGGTCGATGAGATGTGTCTGACGATCTCGCCCACGCTCGCCGCGACGGCGACCACCGCCCGGCCGGGCGCACCGGCGCTGAGCGTACCCACGCGTCTGACCCTGGGGCACTCGGTGATCCTCGAGGACTACGTGTACCTGCGTTATGTCCGAAACAACGAGAGGCGGGCCGGCACATGA
- a CDS encoding HAD family hydrolase yields the protein MNPAVLFDIDGTLVDSNYLHVHAWQQAFHEAGLPVQAWHVHRSIGMDGSTLVEELSNGADDDVQKRLKELHTRHYEASAELLKALPGARDLLERVGGLGLQVVLATSAPDNELALLRKTLGCDELVSAITSSEDVEQAKPRPDIVNVALEKAGVTAQQAVFIGDTVWDVEASARAGVPCIAVLSGGVSRGELETAGAAAIFDDTQDLVDNLDRSPISALL from the coding sequence ATGAACCCCGCTGTGCTCTTCGACATCGACGGCACCCTCGTCGACTCCAACTACCTGCACGTCCACGCCTGGCAGCAGGCCTTCCACGAGGCCGGTCTGCCCGTCCAGGCCTGGCACGTCCACCGCTCGATCGGCATGGACGGGTCGACTCTGGTCGAGGAGTTGTCCAACGGTGCCGATGACGATGTGCAGAAGCGGCTCAAGGAGTTACACACCCGCCACTACGAGGCCAGCGCCGAGCTGCTGAAAGCTCTGCCGGGCGCACGCGACCTCCTGGAGCGGGTGGGGGGCCTGGGCCTGCAGGTCGTGCTGGCGACGTCTGCACCGGACAACGAACTGGCCCTGCTGCGCAAGACGCTGGGGTGTGACGAGCTCGTCTCGGCGATCACCTCGTCAGAGGACGTCGAGCAGGCCAAACCCCGGCCGGACATTGTCAACGTCGCACTGGAGAAGGCCGGGGTGACGGCGCAGCAGGCGGTATTCATCGGCGACACAGTGTGGGATGTCGAGGCCAGCGCCCGCGCCGGCGTGCCGTGCATCGCGGTGCTGTCCGGCGGAGTGTCCCGCGGTGAGCTCGAAACCGCAGGGGCCGCAGCCATTTTCGACGACACCCAGGATCTGGTGGACAACCTCGATCGATCCCCGATCAGCGCACTGTTGTGA
- a CDS encoding TetR family transcriptional regulator, with product MNSRTPSSRRERSGKSRSRETPSREERKEATRRAIIAAALKLLDERSFSGLSLREVTREAGIVPAAFYRHFESMDALGLVLIDESFRTLREMLRSARAGKLDPNRVIESTVEILVAGVAEQREHWRFIGRERSSGVTVLRYAIRTEIRLITSELATDLARFPGLNEWSTEDLNILASLFVNSMIIIAEAIEDAHDAAALDEIKRTAVKQLRMITVGVNAWHPAPASDEDEEIESADAAGAPEA from the coding sequence GTGAACAGTCGTACGCCCAGCTCACGTCGTGAGCGTTCAGGGAAGTCACGCTCCCGGGAAACGCCATCGCGGGAAGAGCGCAAAGAGGCCACCCGCCGGGCCATCATCGCGGCCGCACTGAAGCTCCTCGACGAACGCAGCTTCAGCGGTCTGAGCCTGCGTGAAGTCACCCGTGAGGCCGGGATCGTGCCTGCGGCGTTCTACCGGCATTTCGAGTCCATGGACGCACTGGGCCTGGTTCTCATCGACGAGTCGTTCCGCACGCTTCGCGAAATGTTGCGCAGCGCCCGCGCGGGCAAGCTTGACCCGAACCGGGTCATCGAGTCGACAGTCGAGATCCTCGTCGCCGGCGTGGCCGAGCAGCGTGAGCACTGGCGGTTCATCGGGCGTGAGCGCTCCAGTGGTGTGACGGTGCTGCGCTATGCGATCCGCACCGAGATCCGGCTGATCACCTCCGAGCTGGCCACCGACCTCGCGCGGTTCCCCGGCCTGAACGAGTGGAGCACCGAGGACCTCAACATCTTGGCCAGCCTGTTCGTGAACTCGATGATCATCATCGCCGAGGCCATCGAGGATGCCCACGACGCTGCCGCGCTCGACGAGATCAAGCGCACGGCGGTCAAGCAGCTGCGGATGATCACGGTGGGCGTCAACGCCTGGCATCCGGCGCCGGCAAGTGACGAGGACGAGGAAATCGAGTCGGCCGACGCCGCCGGCGCTCCCGAGGCCTGA
- a CDS encoding ferredoxin reductase: MFTETLTKKVLRSPLVDLLTGPHGVDRYTELVDPTWTTDARARVVDVRRSTPRSVTLLLDPNAAVTGYRAGQYLNLTVEIDGRRHTRCYSPASAEGSPLIELTIGSHDGGLVSNHLYRHARPGMVVDLSEPAGDFVLPEERPGRILFVSGGSGITPVMSMLRTLLAEGFDGEIAFVHYARTPQEACYRPELAATGVRVLHGYTRSPGGELDGRFGPEHLQRAMPDPDAVFVCGPPALVDAVREHCPNALSESFVPAPFVVPDAPSGGRISFRDSGIDADDDGRPLLDQAEDAGLNPTSGCRMGICHTCTRRKHRGAVRNLTTGAVSTADEEDVQICVSVPVGDVEIAL, translated from the coding sequence ATGTTCACTGAAACTCTGACCAAGAAGGTGCTTCGCTCACCGCTGGTCGATCTGCTCACCGGTCCGCACGGCGTCGACCGCTACACGGAGCTGGTGGACCCGACTTGGACCACCGATGCACGGGCCAGGGTGGTCGACGTGCGCCGGTCCACCCCGCGCAGCGTCACCCTGCTTCTCGACCCGAACGCGGCTGTCACCGGCTACCGCGCCGGCCAATACCTGAACCTGACGGTGGAGATCGACGGCCGTCGCCACACCCGCTGCTACTCGCCCGCCAGCGCCGAGGGGTCCCCGCTGATCGAGCTGACGATCGGATCCCACGACGGCGGCCTGGTGTCCAACCACCTCTACCGGCACGCCCGCCCGGGCATGGTGGTCGACCTGTCCGAGCCCGCGGGCGACTTCGTGTTGCCCGAGGAGCGGCCCGGCCGCATCCTGTTCGTCTCCGGCGGCAGCGGCATCACCCCGGTGATGTCCATGCTGCGGACGCTGCTGGCCGAGGGCTTCGACGGTGAGATCGCCTTCGTCCACTACGCCCGCACCCCGCAAGAGGCGTGCTACCGACCTGAGCTCGCCGCGACCGGAGTCCGGGTGTTGCACGGCTACACCCGCTCACCCGGTGGTGAGCTCGATGGCCGATTCGGCCCGGAGCACCTGCAGCGCGCCATGCCCGACCCCGACGCCGTCTTCGTGTGCGGGCCGCCCGCGCTCGTCGACGCAGTGCGCGAGCACTGCCCCAATGCGCTGTCGGAAAGCTTCGTCCCCGCGCCGTTCGTGGTGCCCGACGCCCCGTCGGGTGGGCGAATCAGCTTCCGGGACAGCGGTATCGACGCCGACGACGACGGTCGTCCCCTCCTCGATCAGGCGGAGGACGCCGGATTGAACCCGACCAGCGGATGCCGGATGGGCATCTGCCACACCTGCACTCGCCGCAAGCATCGTGGCGCCGTGCGCAACCTGACCACCGGCGCGGTCTCCACCGCTGACGAAGAGGACGTGCAGATCTGCGTGTCCGTGCCCGTCGGTGACGTCGAGATCGCGCTGTGA
- a CDS encoding acyl-CoA desaturase: MTQQRITLTREQADAFGRELDAIKERVIADLGQTDVDYIRRVIKAQRAMEISGRALLFAGIFPPAWLAGTALLGISKILDNMEIGHNVMHGQYEWTGDPALRGRTFEWDTACPADQWRHSHNYSHHTFTNIVGMDRDIGYGILRMSPDQRWHPYYLGNPVYAFLLMVLFQYGVALHELETERIRAGEISLEDKRDVLRQIWRKTRRQLLKDYVAFPLLAGPMAPFVFTGNLTANLMRNVWSYAIIFCGHFPDGTQEFTVEETRDESRGQWYFRQVLGSANLTGGKLFHLLSGNLSHQIEHHLFPDIPARRYAEMAPHVREICERYGIPYNAGPLPKQFASVVRKIVKLALPTRQRREDEALVEAA; the protein is encoded by the coding sequence ATGACCCAGCAACGCATCACACTGACCCGCGAGCAGGCCGACGCATTCGGCCGCGAACTCGACGCAATCAAGGAGCGGGTGATCGCCGACCTCGGCCAGACCGACGTCGACTACATCCGCCGCGTCATCAAGGCCCAGCGCGCCATGGAGATCAGCGGCCGCGCCCTGCTGTTCGCCGGGATCTTCCCGCCTGCCTGGCTGGCCGGCACCGCCCTGCTCGGGATCTCCAAGATCCTGGACAACATGGAGATCGGCCACAACGTCATGCACGGGCAGTACGAGTGGACCGGTGACCCGGCCCTGCGTGGCCGCACCTTCGAGTGGGACACCGCCTGCCCGGCCGACCAGTGGCGGCACTCGCACAACTACTCCCACCACACGTTCACCAACATCGTCGGCATGGACCGCGACATCGGCTACGGCATCTTGCGGATGAGCCCGGATCAGCGCTGGCACCCCTACTACCTCGGCAACCCGGTGTACGCCTTCCTGCTGATGGTGCTGTTCCAGTACGGCGTCGCGCTGCACGAGCTGGAAACCGAGCGCATTCGCGCCGGCGAGATCTCGCTGGAGGACAAGCGTGACGTGCTGCGCCAGATCTGGCGCAAGACCCGTCGTCAACTGCTCAAAGACTACGTCGCCTTCCCGCTGCTGGCGGGCCCGATGGCGCCGTTCGTGTTCACCGGCAACCTGACGGCCAACCTGATGCGCAACGTGTGGTCGTACGCGATCATCTTTTGTGGCCACTTCCCGGACGGCACACAGGAATTCACCGTCGAGGAGACCCGCGACGAGTCACGCGGCCAGTGGTATTTCCGGCAGGTGCTCGGCTCGGCCAACCTGACCGGTGGCAAGCTGTTCCACCTGCTGTCGGGCAACCTGTCCCACCAGATCGAGCACCACCTGTTCCCCGACATTCCGGCGCGACGCTACGCCGAGATGGCCCCCCATGTCCGCGAGATCTGCGAGCGCTACGGCATTCCCTACAACGCTGGGCCACTGCCCAAGCAGTTCGCCTCCGTGGTGCGCAAGATCGTCAAGCTGGCGCTGCCCACCCGGCAGCGCCGCGAGGACGAAGCGCTGGTCGAGGCGGCCTGA